TCATTCTTATGCCAAGTCTAAGCAAGTCTCTTCCACGCTGGTCATTTAGATCACAAAAATCAAGACTTACTGATATCTGCTGCAGTTCCTGGCAACTGCTGAGGAGCACTTAATCCCACCTGGCTCATACCCTGCTCCAGAAAGGAATTCTCCATATGGAGCAACAGCACTTCTGTCATCAGGTTCATCCAGGTGAGTTCATTCATTTCACCCCCCATACAAGATCTTTGCAGcttccctccagcagatcacCAACACACCTGCACCAGCCTGGGTGGGACACAGCCTCCCACGCACCACGGAGCACCATGCAACACTGGCATTATCAGGTTTCTTAGAGAAGCAGTACCTCACCGATACTTAGCCACGCAGTCTACCAGGCCCAGATACTGAAGAGTCTCATGATGAACGGCACTTTCCAGAGCTTTCACTTCGCTGATATCTTTTAAGACATGTTGCACACTTGATAAGTAGCCGGAAATAGCAACatcttctccctgctccttaGCTGCCATATCTTCAGACAGGAATATAGATTCCAAAGCTGCATGAAAGAGCTCTCCTTGGAGGAAAAGAtctaagaaaaatgtgaaaaaactCCACATTTTACACACTACTCATAATACCTGATGGACTTGTATTCTAGATATTACACAACATGGCTCTTAAACCACTGGTTTTTGCAGTGAAAGCTTGAGGatgtggggaggagaagggaatgaggcagaaaaataaattgtcaaCAGTGAAATTAGTATCTCTTATGTTAATGCTTACTTCACTTTTTCGGCCTCACTAATtcctcagaaacaaaatatgatttttaatttattgtttattCAAAGGCATTTGTGAATTTccatgaattaaaaatactattCTAGGCTACTTTTGCGCCATTTGCTTCTTCTGTTGTGTTGGTTCATTTGAATGGAGCTAATCTCGTCCTGAAATGTGTGGGCATAGTTCTAGGAGTAAGGGCCTATCTCAGAAATTATTCCAAGATAGATAAACTTTATATAGCTATGTAACATTTGTTATGCCACCTTATTCACTGAAATGCTCAGTAACtaaaaaagcataaacaaaggatattcagttttaaaaaaacataataatGCATGTAAGGAGTGCTCAGGTACTTATCAACCCTACTACAAGAGGCTACCTACTATCCCCCAGGTCCTCCCAGATCCCCTTCAGCCCTACAGCTTAAGGGAAGTCATCTTTGCAGGTCTTATGAAATGAAAACCTCTAAATGCATGGCAATTTCACAGAAGAGGCTATATAGAGACATATATACTGGATAAACTAAATAGTTACTGAAGAACTTCAACATAAACAGCAAGacacataattttttaaacactcaAGATAACTATTTCAGAATGCTTATTTCCATCTTGTTACAAAGTAGCTTTGTATCTGCAAACAAGCTCAATAACATCAGCTGGAAAATACCTATTTGTAAATAGATATTATCAAATAGACAAATAAAGGAGAGGCAGACAGGATAGAGCAAAGAATGTCTACAGTCTAATTCTTGTTTCCCACACAATTCTGAATCCATTTTAGTAGTCCTAGAACAAAGAGCTTAGATTCATTGATAACAGGTGCACTCACAATATGCTCAAACCCCTTGAAATTGAAACAACTTAATGCATTTCCAAAACACTTGATTTGTAGGGCCAGATACTGCAGCTGTGCTAGCACACCCCAGCCAGCTATCCAGACTACTGCTTCTACTTTGTAATCACCCCGTAGTTGGACTTACTTTTAGTATACTCCGCAAAACCATCTTTTCCAAGTTCCAGTATCATTTTCTGCTTCCATCTTTCTAGATAAAAGGCTTGCTGTGGAGACATAGTCTGTTGAAGAACACGGGTAACACTGggcatttttgttttttgtaaagAGATTTTCATGGGGAGGTTTGAATCACTGTTGAGAAGGGGAATTCTCTTGTTGGGGTTTATTAAAGGAACCCAGTTCTTGGGagtttttgtttcagctttaaCTGGAGGTCTGTGTTTATCCGGTGGCCCATATAACAAATTGTCTTCTTCAAATATTGTCTCTGGTGTTTGGGCGCTGGTTTTGTAAGATGTAACAGAGTAGACCAagttcttgtatttttcttggtCAACTTGTTCATAACTGTTcgcttttttcttcttactatAAAGACAAGTGGAGGTAGCCAGACACAAATATGGGAATTGCTTTTGGCAAAAAGGTAtttgaaaaagcatttccagTCTCCCAGGTTTCCTGGACAGTAGCTGTAGGAATTTCATTCTGACAAGAAGCATTTGTGAGTAGttagggttttctttcttctgttagGAACAGTCTGTAGGTTACCATATTTTCCCcctgtggaaaaagaaatttgtgaTTTCCAGAGTCATAAAACTCTACCATCAACCTATTTTTGCCCTTTGCCAAACAAAGAACTGTTGTGGTCATAAAGTGCCTTCATACACTTTATGCCACCAAAATTCCATCAGATAAATAATACAATAAGAGAAAGAACCAATAAACAATGAAAAGTGGAAATGTTCCCCAAAAGAACAGGTGCTGGTCTGCAAATTCTGAAACAGGGCAAACACATAAAGATGTTGCAAGTAGCAAATCCTGCAGCAGAGGATGCACTTACAGCAACAGTATCAGAACTGTCCTGAAAGGAGACACAAAAAACTGATCCGcaacaaacacccccccaaaagagggagggggaaataaaaaaaggctaTGCAGAAGAGAATGAAACAAATCCATTGTTACGAGGTATTAAAACCAAGTAAGTTTATAGTGAATGCCCAACTTAAGGGGATTGTGGGGACAAAACACCttttcaagaataaaaacaCGTTTTTCTTCTGCATACCTAGGAgaaagcagacagcagcagtATATGCATGTCGAAACTGGGAGACCCGAGACTgggaaagccaaagaaaaacagatataCTGCAAGTATAAAAGATTTATTTGAATCTGAAGAAAGATCAgagtaaaatataaaagtatttttccaaactGAGTTTCAAACATCGTTGTGTTCTAAGACGCTTAGGAagttcaaaagcaaaaccagtatACCAGAATTACTGTTCACAGCACAGCTTTCAAAACTGAATTGTAACTGCAGTGCTAAGTCCTAGGAAAGTTTATGGTCACGGATAAAATGCAAACACTTGAATAGTGGTGTTTAAATCAACACTAAATACTTGCAGAATTGAGGCCCTATTCTCCTACTGAAAGTTATCTGCTTATCATTACAAAGTTCCTTTCTAATCCACTGCAAACAAAGAATATAGGCAAAGCACACTGCCAACTAACATCAGCATTCTGTTCCTGAAAATACTTCAATgttactcttttctttccccacagAGCACTTGATACATTGCCCAAGCCATAGGggccacagaaaacaaaaatacagcagtaGGAGTTATTTTGTACCGACAGATCCTGCACTCACGCAGAACTGCAGTGACACCAACGTGTGGGTGCAGGCATCTGTCGCACAGAACAGTTTGCAAAAACAGGGCTGTATCGGCTGCAGCTGACCAGATCAAGGCATCTCGTAACAAGACACTGAGACCTTGGACTCTGGTTCCACAAATATTGTTCTTCATCTGTGAAGGACAAAGCCCTCCAGCTGCAGGTGTTTAATAAGGAGTAGGCAGATacactgcttttttctttactgccTTTACTTTTTCACATTGACTTTGTATGGTTTGGGCAAATAACAACTGTTCTGTAACCTGATGGCATGTAACCCGATAAAAAATTAACCCGTCAAAAGCAAATCTGAATGAGGAAAACACAATTAGGTTGGATCAGAACTTTGTGTCACATAGCAGTGGCATTTCTGACTCAGTACCAGGTGCCCTACAGCCAGATTTGCCATACTGTTGTTAGATGGTCTCAGTCTTTAGTAACAGTTTCATATAATTACAATGCATATCAATCAAAATAgttaatgattttaaaactgcttcATGGTCCGTGAGTAACagaggaaaatactgaaagtaCCAACTAGTTAATTCTGCTACTGACTTTTAAAAGCCTGATTAGATATGAAGCAAGCTACCTTACAAGGGAAACCTTACCATTTCAGATACTTTGAATGTGCCACTTCCCTTTTTTAATCATCACTTCATACTTAATCAAATCTAAATCTGCTTTCCTTATCCAGCAGAACTAGGCTAGCTGGTGGAGTTGCACCTGTGTTCTCATTTTCCAGTGATCAACGGCAAGAATGGACATGACCCTCTGAGCATCCTCTGACCTTCAGATTCCTGTCAAAACTACTCTCCTGCCTGCATACGAGAAAAGGGGTCAGGTGCATTACgaaaagacaaaacagacaATTTCAACCATTTTATTGCCACAAAAGTTTgcaagttttggaaaaaaattttaaaaaatagcacaaTCTGCTTCAGATAGGTTAGCAGCAAGAAACTGGACTATGTGCTATGACTTAAGTTCTGCCCTGCTTCATTTCTTGTACATGTGAGGAAGTTTTAGAAATTTAGGTGAAACATAACCAAATTTTGTTACCTATCATTTCTCATATGATATCAAAAAGCTGTTTCTACAGCTTGCTAAAAATTTTGTAACAGCATAAAGAGGTACTTTTTATGAAGTATACAAGTTTCactttttcagttctccttgGGTGTTCAGTCAGTGAATTTCGTATGTCTTCACTATAACTACCAATTGTTctgataaatttatttttaagaagctcCCCATGTTTTGTCATTTGAGTATTGTAAAGCAGCTcacttctgcaaagctgctatGCCAGCATTGACAGCAACTCATTCTTCTCAGAAGACAAccatatttttaatagatttttttggtGTTCGAATGGAATAGGTTACCTGACAGAATCTGCCCcttgctgaaaaagaaataatgaatgaTATTAGCACATTATAACATGTTTGCTGCAGGAGGTAACATAAACcaataaaagcagcaaagggATACATAAAGGTCAGGCTTTAATACCAATtgtttcactgtattttctcatcacaaaaagcagtgcagaaaaattaatctctccTCTCTCAGAGTTTACTTCTAAACAGAGCTGCTAaagctgtgatttaaaaaaaccaggaaaaaatatactCTTATTCCAATGTAATAGCATCCAAGCTTGTAGTTTCGCAGGCTATTGTTTGATGACCATTAATATGCTTACCCAAGTGTACTAATCAGAACAGAATAAACACTGGGTCAATGACTGTGTATTTGTTACATTATCCagagcacaaaagaaaaagtttattcTGGCTTTGTGTCAGCTGCAGGAAGCAAGATGATACCTGATTCAGCATAAAGTTCACTTGTAGTAAGCTGccctctcaaatattttttaaggaatAAATTCATACCAGGTCAGTGTTTTGAATCATAGGACTATCAAAATATGCAATACTACGAGGCCTAGAGCTAATTTACTCTAACACTGATGCAGTCTTTCAGTTATGTCTAGTATGCATTTTACATTAACAGCCTGTATTGTTCTGGAGTAATATTTGTGGAAATGTTTGTGTACTCTATGAACTGAACCACAAGGAAAGGGAGAGTCTGTCAGCTGTTGCGCTGTTCTATAAAAGGAAAGAGGTTCTAGGATTGCTAAGAAATAAAGAATGCTTGTATCTAGCGGAATAAAGAATCATGTGTTTTTCAATAAATCACAGTGGCATTTCAATGCAAATAACTTACattcacaagaaagaaaaggagttgGAGTGTCTGGATTGACTCTTGTATGTAAAGAACAGAGTTTAATTGGTATTTGTCTCTGGGGAAGCATCTCCCTTCCCTCTGAAACAGTTTGCGTTCGAAGACTGGTAGAATTGCTTCAAGTATTGCATGATGAGCCACACTGGAGAACtgaacacaaataaaataacctggggggaaaaaagaaaaaagaaaaaagaaggactTCTCTTAAGTTTCCCAAGCTAGTTGACTTTGCAGTTCCAACTGCACTAACATaactgaagaagtttttccagGATAGGAATGAGTGGACCAAGTGAGGGAAACAAAAAGGGTTACTTAAGAAAATGTTCACATCCATAAAAACCTTCCTCCAACTATGGTTTCAGACAATAATCAGTAGAGCTTTTTCTTCAGTCACTATCAAGCAAAAAAAGCACTAGTTTACTTCAGAGATAATAAGAAAGAGTACTACTAAACACAGGTACAGATCTATTGCCCTCTGTCCCTTATTTGAGGCGAGCAAGTCCACGGCTGAAGGTATAATTTTAAGTTAACATCACAGGCTTTTCTCTGGGAAGAAGCATTGCTGCTTGATGTAGAGAGACAACAGTAATCTATCTTCTTGGTTGGAATAaccactttctcttttttctagTTACGATGTAATAATGCAGGGCTTTGACAGCTATATCAATAGAATTTGCGCATTTGCCTGTTCCCTGCCTCCACCTCTCCTCCTTGGTTCCTTGCAGTTTGTAAGATAAATCACTGAACTTATCCAGGTCAAAAATACACCTCCCTCTTTTGGGAAATTAAGAccatggggagaaaaaggagatttaaaaaaaataataaaaaaaataaatttagcaaCCCAGATTAAAGCACAAGCCCACAGAGCTCCACTGGAACAGAGAGACAAGAAGCTTCAGCACTGGGAAAAGAATTAGCAGAAAATAGGGTTGTAACAGAAAGTCAGGGGTTTTGGCAAAGCAATCTGTGAAACAGCTGGCCTAATCTCAGTAACCAGCAATTGCCCTCCAGCAGACAAACAACCTTTCCACATAGGCACCAGATGCCTGAAAATCCCAGATAGCGCTGGACAGCTTATACTTGTGCAGGCCTTCCCTCTCACTCCCTGAGGGATAAGTCACTCTGGGCAAGAAGCCCTGCTTGACGCCAGCCTGCCCCACTGCCTCAGCAGGCATGCCCATCCAGCCCCGCCATGCGGCCCGCTCGGTGTCAGACTCGGGGACGACAGGGGTGGGCACACGTTTGCCAGGCGTGCggttggggtgcaggggtaCACCtcaggaggagggagctgcaggCCCAGCAGCCGGGGCAACCTGCTTCTCTCCTTCAGCTAACCCAGGCCTGGTGGAGATGCCGGAGTTGAGGGAGCGCCTTTTCGCCTCACCACCACAGCTACCAGCGGCCCAACAGCCTCAGTCCCCTTCCCCCCACCGCGGACTGCTACAGGCGCCCACTGAggcgccgccgcctcctccttctccgccgccgccggcccaACCCCGACCCTAAGCCCCCTCACGAACAGCCGCCCCGAAGAACAAAACACGAGGCAACCATTACCTCAGCGCCACGCTTCCCGCCATTGCCAGACACAGACACCTGTGCGCAGGCGCGCTCCGGCCACGTCCAGCACGCTCACTGCGCACGCGCGCGCCCCGCGGTCTGCCGGGATTTGTAGTTCTTCCCCGCCGCCAGCCCTGGTCCCTCCCCCGCGCTGGAGCTGGAGGGAGCTCGACGCTGGAGCCCCCGAGAGCGGTTGTGAGGGAGGCGTGCCTTCTTTCTTTCGCTTTTTTTTGAACATTCTTTGAAAACTTCTAAAAAGAATACCCGaaatctttaaaagcaaagggaaaaacccccacattacGCAACCATCTTGGATGAAGGCAAGCGACACCCTGCCCTTATCCAAGATGTCCGCCATGCTTGAGGGGGCGGCCGCCAAGGCCTCCACCGGGATCCGGGCCCGCGCGGGGGCCGCCGGGACGGTGGGGGTGTGTCGCTGGCGGCGTGAGGCGGTCGCGGCTCCTCCTCGGGCTATatgaggaggcggcggcggcggtggcggggagggtggtggtggtgagcgGTTGGTCGTGCTTGGGCGACATGGCTTTGCTCCGGGAGGACGCGCAGAGCAAGGTGAGGGCGGCGGCCCGGGCCCGGCTGAAGCGAACTGTGGGGGGTGCGGCTGTGCCCTGCCGGGCTGAGGGCCGCGCTCAGTCCCGGGCTGGCCCCGCGGGGTGTGAGGGAGCTCCCTGCCCTCGCTCCCTCCGGCAGCACTGGTGTAGtggcaggtttttatttttgtttgttttagcgattgcattttaattattgGGTTTCTCAGCCCTTGTGCTGCTTGCTCCCTGTGCCCAAGGTCCTCTGAGGGCAGGTGATCAGTGTACAGCTGCCCAGGGTGAGTGTGGTGTGGTGCCTCTGAAGGAAGGGGTGCCTGGAGAAAGATaaagggggggaagaaataaaaacagggtggggaggagaagggaagggctCTGCAGCTGCCATAAGGCAGTGCAGGCTGTGAACGGGCCATCTAGTTTGTGGTGGGAGCAGGGTGACAAGCTGGGCCTGCTGGTGGGATGCAGCAGCTGGACCTGTTTGTCAGGACCTCTGGCTGGGGGCTAGGAATGAAGTGTAGGTGCTTCTGCTAGAGGTGTTTAAACTTGCTCTTCCTCAGTGGGTCAGCTGCCTTGTGTGTCTGACCAGCCTTCCTGGTTGTGTGGCCTGTGTTAATTAGGCTGTCAGCTGTCACTTCAGCTCTGACACCTCTTTCCTTTGGTTGTCACATCTGTAGCTGacttggttttcctttctctgtagtAGCATTGAAGCTTTAGGCACCGAGGCTTATGTCTTGTCTTTGAGGGAGCATGGGGTATTACCCAATGCTGAGGCTCTCAACCTCTCAGAGAAGATGCAAATTAAATGATAAAACAGGAACTTTGTGAATTAATGTGTGCGTATGTAGGCagtgtttgaaattatttctcataCTGGACAAGCTGCCTGGCTTAATCTGCCTAGTCTACCTGTAACTGTCTGTGAGCTGCCTATTTGATTTACATTCAGATGCAACAGTATGAAGTTTTGTGTTGTGACTAAGCTTAACTCACTTGCAGGAATATGACTTGTGCCTTAAGCTGTTAAGGGTGCTTAAGTCTCTTTAGTCTGTGTTTTCTCCAGCCTTTTGGAAGATGTATATAGGCTGACTTTTTTTAGATAACATCCTTTCATCTGCTTCTCTTGCATATGaatcttttaaaacaatcttGATCC
The DNA window shown above is from Grus americana isolate bGruAme1 chromosome 3, bGruAme1.mat, whole genome shotgun sequence and carries:
- the MGME1 gene encoding mitochondrial genome maintenance exonuclease 1; amino-acid sequence: MLLVRMKFLQLLSRKPGRLEMLFQIPFCQKQFPYLCLATSTCLYSKKKKANSYEQVDQEKYKNLVYSVTSYKTSAQTPETIFEEDNLLYGPPDKHRPPVKAETKTPKNWVPLINPNKRIPLLNSDSNLPMKISLQKTKMPSVTRVLQQTMSPQQAFYLERWKQKMILELGKDGFAEYTKNLFLQGELFHAALESIFLSEDMAAKEQGEDVAISGYLSSVQHVLKDISEVKALESAVHHETLQYLGLVDCVAKYRGQLCVIDWKTSEKPKPSLKNTFDNPLQVAAYIGAINHDANYDFQVSCGLIVVAYKNGFPAHPHFMDPDLCSQYWNKWLLRLEEYTDRN